The Perognathus longimembris pacificus isolate PPM17 chromosome 3, ASM2315922v1, whole genome shotgun sequence nucleotide sequence TCTGAAAATGCACAGCCCAAAGAGGGAAAAGAAcgaatgaagaggaagaagaaagctgaTGAGAACTTTGGAAGTTTGGAAGAGAAAAAATTGAGTCACTGGGATTCAAGAgacaatgatgaaaggagtgacactgatcaagattcactgtagTCATATGCTGGTGTGTTGAATAGAGAGGCTCACACTGTCCTATTTATTGCTGCACCTCACAAAGGCCAGAATTACTCACCAATAGATGAAAGGATTCATATTCACAGTGGAAAACTCCTTGGCTTTGAAGAGAAGGAAATCCTTTCACTTGTAACCACATGGACAGAATTGGAGAACATTATGCTAAAcgaaataagccagacactgtAAATAAGGTATGTTCTCCCTTACGTGTGGAatctaaaagaaaattcaaactcATAGAAGCAGAACATAGAAATGTAGAATGTGTTGGCTATAGAAGCCAGAAGGCAGAAAGAATGGGGAGATCACCATCAAAAGGACAATCAAATCTCAAACAGGAGTGCTGCTTTAGATCTGTTTCATAATATGGTGAATATTATCAAATACAGTGTATTATTACTGCTATGACAGTAAGATTCAAATGTTCTTGTCACAAAAAAAGTATTTGGAGTGGCAATTGACTTGAGATAATTATTCCACGCTATATGCACAAATCATAACAGCATTGTATGTCCCATAACTATATAATTATAAgttgttgatttattttaaaaattaacacaatATGTATCAAACAGATGGATAAAATCCCTTCTGACAGTGAAAGCTGTCAGACTAACTAACAGATTAAGAACATTAGCTATGTTTCCACCCAATCAAGAAAGCATTTGAGCAACAGTCTATCTCAATAAGTCGAAAAGAGAAAGCCCCAGTGTGATCGATCAGCTTGCAACATTCATACAAATATTTAGGAGCAGATGATACAGAGTCTCCCAACTTAATCCAATGCAACAAGGAATCATTGTGTGTCTCATCTTTGACTCCAAAACGAAGTCAATTAATGCAAAGTAAGGTCTCCCTGGTTTCTGATGTCAGGAAACTTGTGTTTAGCTTTAGAACATGTCTTCAAACTTGCGTTTGGAATTGGGCACAGCTTGATATCCAGGATCTTAGAACCACTTGGTTATCAgatacttcttttccttttccttttttcttgcccCCTCACCTGGGTACTactaggacttgaagtcagggctttgtgcttgctaggcaggcacttgaaCTATGTTGCCAGcaagttctttttgctttaagcTATTTTTCAGAGTGAGTCTCCCATGTTTGCACAGACTAGCCTTTGACTATGGTCCTCCTACCAATAactcccatgtagctgagattgcagacgtgagccaccacacctggcttttatttttctttttgtaactcAGAAATCCATCAGGAAAACAAGCTTCCCAGGTGCCTCCAAAACAGCTCTTCCTCTAAGGCTTGGTGTTGGAAATGACATTGTCTTCTGTTTTACTGTGAATCTTGATCCTAAAAGATGGGTTCATTTGGACACGGTAACACATACTCCAGATGGCTTTTCAGAGTCATCTTTGACCTGCCAATAGTAGGACTTACCCCTGGATGGACAGCCAGCATTGTGAGAAATTACTCATGTAACACAAATAACAGGAAAAGCAATCGGATTAAAAGATTTTCTCTCAACTCTCTGATCCCCACTGTCTTGGAGACCAAGCTTATTTGGCCATGCTCATGTTCTACTGGAAGAAACACACAGCAGGCACACTGGGAACGACTGCTTTTATCTCCTCCTGAAACAGATCAATTTGCAAAACCAGCAAGACTGGTGTAAACTCTTCCTCTAATCACACTGTCTGACAAGGGACTGGAAGCTATGGGGAATTAATCTGATAAGATACAAAACTCTTTGGCACAAATAAAGTCtataaatctttattgaaaatgttTCCATCTTACAGAATAACCCAGGAAGAAACCCCGATGGACTAAACTATAGCCAAGACATCGAGCCTCAAGAAAAGAAGGGCAAAAGACACCATTGGGATCCTAGCAAATCCACGAAGTATTTTCTTTACTAGTTCTGTCAACTTGAGCTCCTTTGTGGATGTGGCCTCTGTGTCTTCTCAAATCCTCACCAGATGGAAAATCTTACAtagtggagtttttttttttttaaatgggcaaCCAGGCTTTAACCAAACAGAGCCGAGACCTCCCCTAACCTTTGACTGTTTGCCCTAACTACCAGCGGAGAGGTGAATTTATCATCTTAGACTCTGTCTTAAGGCTTTGAAATGGAAACATGTCTGAATTAAGATAATTCAAAGATAAGTGTGCAAGGATTTGAAGCAGATAGTGAGAATTTGGATCAAAATAAACCCATGGTGGGGAAAAACAATGTAAATTCATCAAAGAAACTGTCATTTTCAAGTCTGTCCATTCTGTGCAGATTGCACAGCTCAAGTATCTGTCTTGTGGAGGCCATGGGTGTCATTAGCAGGCAATGTCCCAGCACATGGGCCTACAGCCACCATCAGAGCCGAGTGTCTGAAAAGCCTAAATGCTTCTCTAGTAAGaataaaataagggctgggaggatggcctagtggcaagagtgcttgcctcatattcatgaagccctgggttcgattccccaacaccacatatatagaaaaacagccagaagtggtgctgtggctcaagtggcagagtgctagccttgagcaaaaagaagccagggacagtgctcaggccctgagtccaaggcccaggactggcaaaaaaaaaaaaaaaaaagtaagaagaagaaaagaaaagaataaaataaaatgtgaagtgAAATCTAATGGTTCTCTAGCTGAGGCTCTAGAAAAGATGGTGGGAGAAGCACCTTGGCTCTACATAATGGCGGCTTAGATGCAATGGAAGATATAAAAGGAGCTCACATAATAGCATTAAGTATTCTTGCAAGTGTCCTCAAAAGCAGCTACACAGCCACCTCTTAAAGCAATCGTTTATCCAAGATTACATCCTTCTTAGTAACCAAGTAAGCTGGAGCTCAATcattcctctgcctccctcctttccctataaaacccacacacaccctccacacacacaccctcactcaCCATGCGTTCCCATCCCTGCTCTGTCCTCTCGCTGACCTTgcccctacccacccctaaccCAGCACTGTGCAGAGTCCCAGGCCTTGAGGCTGACTGGAAATCTGGCCAACGCTGAAAAGAGCAAACAAAGAGCAACTGTAAGAACCAACAGCTCAAGGCCTCTGGCCTCAGGTCTGCCCTTGGTGGTCGCATCCAGGGGGTGCCGGCCGTGCTGGTCCCCCACAGGCATCGCACACATCTCAGAATGACAGTGGGAGTCAGCCTGGGACAGTTCTGCAGTGTGCTGCTACCACAAAGCAGCAGGCACCAGAAAGAAGGGGACTATTTCCAGAAATGGGATGCCACGGCAACTCCACATTTTGCATAAAAGATTGTGATTAATAGCCCAGTTCCTATGCAACGAAAACTGGAAGAAGAAActgaagcaaaggaaagaaaatcaggcaGGAAATGAAGAGAGAAGCAAGGGAAGGAAAGACTCCAATTGTAGTTCGGGCTAGAATGTGTAGCCCAAATCTGGCTCATCTTAAAATCCTAATTTCAGGGAAAAGGACTCTCAGCCCTAAAATCCCTCCACGGAGAGAGTGTGGTTGAGCTCGTAGGCATTGCTATCCTCTTCCTCCAAAAGCAACTTGTCGATGGTCAGGGAATTGACAGTTCTTCTGGGGTCATCCATGTCCTGAAGGACCGGCTCAGGGATAGAGATGGGGAGCTGGACAAACTGAGGCCcaggcagagctggggctgggggctggtacTGCAAAGTGGAAGTAGGCAATGTGGAAAGGGGCTGAGGCCATGGGAAATAGGTGAGGGGCGGCTGATGCTCGGGGCCCTCCAGCTGGGGCCCCACTGTGGGTGCTGCGGCACTTCTTGTCTGTAGGGGAAACACAGGACCAGTGGTTAGCAGGCCTGGGATACTCACCTGCCCTTCTCTGCCTCTTAAGGATCTCCAGCTCCCCTCAACTCTGCCCTTCTGTGGTTCCTCACTCTTTGCAACTCCACCTCCTTTCTCCTGGCTCAGGACATACTCAGTGGTGTCCTATATGTCCTAGCTCATGCTACTACCCAATTTggaaattggattttttttcttacctgtAAAATGAGATAGGAATAGTAATGAAGTCATAGGGATGAGCAAATTCAAGAGGATTCTCTAGGTTTCACTGAATATAAAATGCATCCTGATTTCACAGatcttaaaatgtgaaaaaatatacGTGTCATACAATGAATTTGTCATTCAACCCAGTAGCTATATCTTGAAGATGGCTGCTGTCATGCTCGGACACAAAGGGAGTCCTGGCTCCACACAGAACTTTGGCATCCTGAGGTCCTTGTGGACCAGTACTTCTCCATCACTTGCCATCCTTCTGTTAGTGacagcacaaagaagccaagccATCAAACCTGACAGAgattcaaggcctgggttcttACTATTCTTTCACAGTTGAGAAAAGTAGATAAAGGGGGACGTTGTTGCAGAGATGGATGTGGATGAACCAAAAATCTTCCCCTGCTAGCCCTACCAACTCCAACTGTCACTGTGTTCTGAGAGCAAACCATTAGAGTCATTGAagacagttgttgttgtttttctccccagccctctgggggTCTTGTTTCAACACAGATACTGGTCCAGGAGGTCAGGGTGGAGTCTGGGATTCTGCATGTTTAACCAATGTCAATGTGGCTGATATAGAGACCATAGTTTGAGTAGCAAGGCTTAAAGTTGTTTTGCCATTGAATGATGGAGCCCTTGAGtgaggagggcagggagaggaTTCCCACCATCTGAGCTAGTGTGCATGCTTCACTTCCTCTTCTTGCGTGTGGGCCTGCGCTTCCCAACCCAGCATCCTGAACTGCCACCTGCCAGGGTCCCTGCTCGGGGAGAGAATGATAGAGCAAACCAGCTCCCAACTCAGGTCTTATCTCTACAAATCAGGAGTGATCACTGTTGGTTCAAGCCAGCTTTGATGAGTGAATTTACACCacgacaaaacaaataaattatttctgaatGAATACAGTTTGTTGGGTACACAGAGCCTTTCAAAGCAGAAAGTAGGAATGATCAAAGGgaataaataatgaagaaaaaaaacctcagtaaTGAAATGGCTAGGAACCACTAAGTCCATTCCCCCAGGCCTCCAACCACCTGAGGAGGGTGCTGAATGACCCCCTTCCTACTCATTGTCATCAAGACTGAAAAATTGGTTTGGTGTGAAGTGTATTCCTCCAAGCCCGCCAGGAAGGTGCCTGGAGGCCAGGAGCAGGTCCCTTGGGAAGACACTGGGCCTGGGGAACCAAAGCAAAAACCATCCATGAGGCCCCAGCTTACTTCCCACAGTTCCCTGGAATAGACTTAGGTCCCTTTAGGTCATAGGCCTTTTCTCCCCTCAACACTTGTGAGAGTCTCCTTAATGGTCACACATAGTCACCATTCACATTAAACTAGGACTCCCTTTCTCCATTCCTGGGAGTGGAGACTTCCTTTCCTACCTAGTAGTTGATTGTGGTTGCCCTTGGTTGACATTGCAGGTACATTTTGATACAGTGATGAtaactaatatttatttactgCTTTCTGTGTGCCAGAAGCCATGCTAAATAATTCTACCTGCATTAGCTCATTTTATCCCAACAATAACCTCCTTGTTAGTATTTCCATTTTTACAGCTGAGGACAATGTGGTCTGAGAGATCAAGTCACTGAGCCAAGGATAATGAGTAAAGAGGTAGAGACAAAGGCGATCTGACACCACAGTCAGAACTCAAATACGTTACCCTATAGGTGGGTGTAACTCAAAACTAGTTTTCTAGAAGGTTATATCACCTTTTACCCAGCTTAGATGTCTTCCAGCAATTCCCACAGCTAAGTGCACCATCACGAAGTTATCTGGACTGAAAGGAAAGACCGGCTCGGCTGGATAGCCATGTACAGCTCACCGGTTCCTCCTTCACTGAAAGCTTCAGTTCATCAGAACCAAGACTCCCTGCTTACAGAGGAGCTGGAGATGTTCAGGCAGAGAGGCAGGAGAAGAACTTCCCAACCCCACAGAGCACAAAACATGACAAGACAGGCATAAGAAGAATTTGtggaggctggaagtgtggctccgtGGCAAAGCACCCCCACCTCCCAAGTGAAAatatcctgggttcaaaccctagtatcacaaggaggaggaggagaagggggaaggaggaggaagaggaggggggaggaaggggaaggggaaaggaaaggggaagggggagaaggaggagaaggagaagaaggaggaggagaagaagaagaggaggaggaggagggggggaaggaggagaagaaaggaagaggaaaaaggaggaggaggagaaggaggaggaggaggaggagatggagaaggaggagaagaggaggaggaggaggaggaggaggaggaggggaagggggagggggagggggaggaggaagaggggaaggggaaggggaaggggaaagggaaaggagaaggaggaggaggaggagaaggaggaggaggaggaggaggagaaggagaaggagacagagaaggagacggaggaggaggaggaggagggggaggaggaggaggaggaggaggaggaggaggaggaggaggaggaggagaaggagacagagaaggagacggaggaggaggaggaggaggaggaggaggaggaggaggaggaggaggaggaggaggaggagaggagaaggagacagagaaggagacggaggaggaggaggaggaggaggaggaggaggaggaggtgagaggaggagaaggaggaggaggaggaggaggtgagaggaggagaaggaggaggaggaggagaggaggagaaggaggaggaggaggagaggaggagaaggaggaggaggaggaagaggaggaggggaaggggaaggagaaggaggaggaggaagaggaagaggaggagaaggaggaggggaggaggagaagaaggaggaggaggaagaggaggaggggaaggggaaggagaaggaggagaaggaggaggaggaggaggaggaggaagaggaggaggaggaggaggaggaggaggaggaggaggaggaggaggaggagggggggtaatAAAGTAAGCTGTTTCTAACAGGATAGCATGGGTGGTGACGGCTCTGCTTCTACGAGACGTACCGTGACATTAGTGAGGAGTGGCGGGGAGGCGTAGGTCAGCACTGAGGAGGGCCCCACAACTGTGTAGCTGGGGCACATGGGCTGCACATACATGTCTGCTGAGTAGGGGCAACTGACAGCTTCATGGGACACATACTCCGTGTAGGGCGTCCAgggggccaggggctggagggcggccggggcgggctgAGAGAGCCAGCCAGCACACAGGGCTTCCTCTGTCACTGTGGAAGCAGAGACCTCCATGTCGAGGCAGGACGGACCTGGGGTTATAAAGGAACATGAGCAGAACTGCAGGAGGGACCAAGAGGGTCCTCGAGGAGAGCCGGGCTGCAGGGACCTCTTACCCACTGTGGTGTACGTCGCCAGGGGCTGGTGGGGAAGCACCACCTAGAGAGGAGAACGACAAGGGCCTGGGGTTAGCCAAGGCCTTTGAAGGATAGCAGAGCAGCGGGGAGAATCTACCCAGCACTCACACCAAGCATCACCACCTGCATCCTTGACGTAACCGTGCTTCCCTGGAGCAAGAAGGCAGTGCACCTAGGGAActggcctcttcctcttcccagagGGAACCCAACTCACGCTAGGGCGAGTATCCCTGGCTCCCACGGGCCTTGACCGTGGCCTTGTTCAGCTGGCTGATTGAACCAGCTCCACGCTCTCCGACCCCACCAGCTAGTCCAGACCCGTCCTCACAGTATCACCCAGAGGCGTCCCCACTGGGGTGACAGTGGCCACCCCCCCTCCtgctcacacatgtacacacagacaTTTGCACAAGCTCACACCCACCTGCATGCATGCACAAGCACATGCACCTCCCCagggatgtacacacacacacacacacacacacacacacacacacgtgccgcAGAAGCTCTCACCGCAGTCGGGGGGACGGCTGTCCCATTGCTGGCGTGGCAGCGCTTCCTCCTGAGCAGCTCCTTCACTGGCTCCTTCACCCGGACCCCTTGGTatggccggggtggggcgggggcttGCTCTGGACTTGTGGCTGGCAAAAGCAATGTCACTGGAACTCATGGTCCTTCTCAGACAGATTCCCCAACCCCAAGGGCCCATTTCCTGCAGGATCTGTCTATTCTGGCTTGAAGATTCCTGGAGTATTTCTCCTGGTATTGTCCCTCTTCCTGTACCCAAACCTTCTACAACGTCCCTGCACTCACATCATGAAGGCCCAGCCCTTCAGTCTAGAACGGAAAAGGCTTCACAGTGGGATTGGAACCCACTTCTCTGACCGGTTCCTACCCTAACTACATAAACTCTGGATGCCGCAAGAAGGCCTATGTGTACCTCTCTCTACGGTCCCGCATGTATCAGGCCATTTCGCATAGCCAggattttctcccttctttttgccTGGCAGCCTATAGACTTCTAGATCCCCAACTTCCCCAGCACCCCCAGATCTATTGATATTTACATAAATGGCAGCAGAGGACAGGGAGGCAGTAAGAGCAGAGAGCACAGGCCTCAAATCCTGCCCTTGACGCATCTAACTGCATGGTCTTGGACAAGCTACTAAACCTCTCTGTGCCTGTGAATCTGCACTATCTTGCAAAGGAAAGTTGTGGAGTCACCTGACATGGCAACTAACAAGTGAGGTACATTTGTCAGATAACTCGGGTACAGAGCAAGCTTTCTATAAAtttatgggggtgggggttgtggtttgggtttggtttagtgctagggatggaaccagAGCTTCCCATATGGTAGGAAAACACTGAGTAAGCAAGCACCCAATGTATCTTCAGCCTGCTGTGGAGTAATTATCCATTTTGACGTAGATTTTGAATCCAGTTCATAACTAGATTAGGAACATCTCAAGGTGAGCTGTTGTATCTTATTTCTGTCTAATCTCCCCAAGGTGCCAGTCCACTTGCAAGAGGCTTAGGGAGTGATTGTTGTTGATCAATCAGTTGGGTGACTCCTTAGAATACGCTTTCCATTCACCTTCCCCTCAGCTCTCCTGGACCTCTAGAATGAGTGCACTGAAGCAAGTGGCTCCCAGGTTTTTGGTGACTCCCAGGACCTGGGACAATGCTCATTGTGTGCCCTGTGGCCAGACCGTATCCACTTTGCTGCTAGGAGAAGGTCTCCTTTCCCAGTTGTTATAAAAGACAAGAAACCCATGCACCAACCAAAACATgaggcagagctcaggcccttCCTGGCCTGAGCACACCAAACTAGCCAAGGCTGCCCTGTGGCAATCCTCCTGGGCAGATGCAAATTGGTCTGGAGCTGGACCCTTGGAGTGGAGGATTGGGTCTAGGAGGCCAAAAGCACTAGTCCTTAGGGCTCACATAGAAAGCTCATTATCATCCACTGATAAGGACCCCAGAGACCCGGCTCTGAATCAAAGTCCCCGGAAGCCTGGGTATCTGTGAAACCCGGAACCGCAGTTCTACTTTGGCTGAACTTTGCTCAGTAAATACTCAGTTGATAAGGTTTTGTTCCTGATCCTGCATCAGACTTCACTTTAGGCTCTAGGCACCGCATGGCCTGGCCTAGAAGTCTAGCAGGCAGGGAGATTTGGCCAGCACCAGCAGGATTTGAAAAGTAAACCGTAGAGACAGACGGTATGAGTCAGGACCCCAGTTTCTCAGGTGAGGCTTCAAATCCATCTGCAGGGGTTCCTCATCTGGCCAAGGAGTAGAATCAGCCAGAGAGTGACACAAAATTCAGATACCCAGAGCCCTGCTCCTAGGAGTATGAAGCTGAGGGTCTGCTACAGGAATCAATATGGCTACAGATTCCTCTGGTAATTCTGAAGGTGGATTAGAAGCACCTTGGTCTAACAGTTCAACCATCCTGTCGTGTTCCAGTAGGAGTTACCCTGATTTTAAATTCCCCCGTCATAACAGGCAGTCTTTGCTGGTATTCATTCTTTTAGGCAGGTAGTCTCTGGCCTTGTGGATCTTGTGATCAAACCAAGAAGCTAAGCAATAAAATAGTAATGACAGTCACCAATTAGGTAACTATTATAACTTGAGAAATTCAGGCTCATAAATTATATAGCAAGGGGAACCAATCTAATATCTGTGCCCTGGTATCCCCTTTATCTTTGTTTTAAGCAGAAATGACAATAGTCTTGAGAGCAAATAATCAAACCTAGACTGTTGctcatatttatttaataagtgGGGCCTGAATTTCCTCATCTATACAATGGGAATAATAGCTTTTCCCTCACACAATTATGAGGATTCATGGGAACAATATATAGGGAGTTTCCAAGGCCAGGTTCAGCATATGGCAAATACAGCACAAgtgttatttttcttcccttccttccatccttccttgaaAGTGGTAACTTTAGAGAGCTCTTCCTCCTACTCAACCTGCCTTATGGTCACAAGCACCATCATAAATGTGGTCCTTACATTGCCCTGTCATGGAACTCACCATTCACCAACCACCCATAAAATGAAGATCATACAGTATGTATGTTGAGTGCATTGAAGACTACATGGAAAGTGCTTACCACAGACTATCACAGAGTATCAATTCAGTGTATGTGAGCCACTGCATACTCCTGAATGGTATCTACCACCAGCATCTAAGGACCTAGTACATCTACCTCTGAATATCTTGAGCATTTCTAAACATTGCtatgcatttgttttctttctgccaTTTCTCAGACATGACTTTAACCCCTAAGTCCTTGCTTCTGTACAAGTTCCACTCACCATGTCTCTGAGTGGTGTTCAGCACAGGGCACAGACCCTAGGTGTAGCTTAATGTGGCATCAACCTCTGACAACAAGATGACTGTCATAACCGGTGAGACTCAGGTTGATTTAGTACATAGCAAGAGGAACCAACCTAGTATCTGTGCCCTAAGAACACCTTTATCTTTGTTCTAAGCAGTAATGACAATGGAATTGAAAGCCAAAAATTACATCTGGGTTGCTGCTAGCTGGTGAGAATATTCTCAGATTGATTTAATGACtttggtcccccctccccccacatcgcTCCATTCTTCTCAGGAGCATCTGTAGTcacattagttttcttttttatatatatatattaatgtttgggccccaatctttttttttttttttttggccggtcctggggcttggactcagggcctgagcactgtccctggcttctttttgctcaaggctagcactctgccacttgagccacagcgccacttctggccgttttctgtatatgtggtgctggggaatcgaacccagggcctcatgtatacgaggcaagctctcttgcctcgtgaggccatatccccagccccatacattaGTTTTCTTTACAACCATATTCCTCAACTTCCACTTGTCTCTAGTTCAGTTTCCTGCTATTTCTCAGGCACAGGGTACAACTTGAGGCACTGTATACTAGGAGAAATTTGGGACTTGGGGTTATGtgggggtctgagcactgtggtCACCCTTTTAATTCAGCTGGGGGACAAGAAAGGCTCAATCCCACATGTACACATCTCAGTCCAGATCATAAGCAGAAACATCGATGATGACTCTGCTCTGATCTGCATGTCTACTTGGGGGAAGAGCCCAGAGGCATCTCAATCCCACTCCTTTCCAGGAAGTAGACACACCACACACTTGGCTAGAAAAGAACTAACTGGGCATTTCCAGGATCTTGTCAAATGAGGGCTTCCTGCCTCCTGTTGCTTTAAAAATCAATGAACAAAGATATCTTGAGGGAGGTGCTGTAAGCACAAGGTATCACCCTCTAACATCTGCCTTCCTTGGAATCCAAGCAACAACAGAGTACAGGCAGAGCAATGCACAGGTCCACAGCTCTTCCGATTGCATAAAAAATTCCTACGGCTCCCAAGGTCCCTGAGACATTGTGTCTACCA carries:
- the Pou2af1 gene encoding POU domain class 2-associating factor 1 isoform X1, encoding MTVKGDKNRASQAQNPAGRRRMKNGPATSPEQAPAPPRPYQGVRVKEPVKELLRRKRCHASNGTAVPPTAVVLPHQPLATYTTVGPSCLDMEVSASTVTEEALCAGWLSQPAPAALQPLAPWTPYTEYVSHEAVSCPYSADMYVQPMCPSYTVVGPSSVLTYASPPLLTNVTTRSAAAPTVGPQLEGPEHQPPLTYFPWPQPLSTLPTSTLQYQPPAPALPGPQFVQLPISIPEPVLQDMDDPRRTVNSLTIDKLLLEEEDSNAYELNHTLSVEGF
- the Pou2af1 gene encoding POU domain class 2-associating factor 1 isoform X2, with the protein product MLWQKSTSPEQAPAPPRPYQGVRVKEPVKELLRRKRCHASNGTAVPPTAVVLPHQPLATYTTVGPSCLDMEVSASTVTEEALCAGWLSQPAPAALQPLAPWTPYTEYVSHEAVSCPYSADMYVQPMCPSYTVVGPSSVLTYASPPLLTNVTTRSAAAPTVGPQLEGPEHQPPLTYFPWPQPLSTLPTSTLQYQPPAPALPGPQFVQLPISIPEPVLQDMDDPRRTVNSLTIDKLLLEEEDSNAYELNHTLSVEGF